The Penaeus chinensis breed Huanghai No. 1 chromosome 29, ASM1920278v2, whole genome shotgun sequence genome window below encodes:
- the LOC125040357 gene encoding glycine-rich cell wall structural protein 2-like yields the protein MALLCLAVADPVPYGGGRKEHGGGRKGHGESGSGGSGFGSGRLGSSTGRSGFGSGGSGLGGAGSGSSGFGSGSGSGGLGGSGYSDSGSSSFGSGVVGSGDLGGAGGILGGGSTFGSTGGLCGS from the exons ATGGCGCTGCTGTGCCTGGCCGTGGCCGACCCCGTCCCTTACGGCGGCGGACGGAAAGAACACGGCGGCGGACGGAAAGGACACGGCGAGTCCGG TTCCGGTGGATCAGGCTTCGGAAGTGGAAGACTGGGATCCAGCACTGGTAGATCAGGTTTTGGAAGTGGAGGGTCAGGATTAGGAGGTGCCGGCAGTGGCTCTAGTGGATTTGGATCAGGCTCTGGGAGTGGAGGATTAGGTGGATCAGGTTACAGCGACAGTGGAAGCAGCTCCTTTGGCAGTGGAGTTGTAGGCAGTGGAGATCTTGGAGGAGCTGGTGGAATCCTTGGTGGTGGCAGCACTTTTGGCTCCACTGGTGGACTTTGTGGCAGTTGA